One segment of Solanum lycopersicum chromosome 1, SLM_r2.1 DNA contains the following:
- the LOC101245192 gene encoding uncharacterized protein — protein MEISSGLSPRVNSVTSGEGKKDDPNHQKFELESIDLVSHTDHQFLTLSALEILRETVRILRYNSIGFMTIAALLICPVSAVVLSNVLVYQPFVTRLSMRLLLVAKTSGLPLEPFIKQSCHKFSEVVISAVMCFPLYVTLSVFSKAAIVYSVDCTYSRKKFDSQKFYVIMTKIWKRVVVTYLWVCVVIAGCLTLFIVLLVSVSSVFSIMGFPPDLILYPAMIVGMIFSIILANAIIICNIAIVISVLEDDSGPQALLMSSSLIKGQTQVGLLIFLGSTIGMAIVQGLFEHRVKTISYGDGSSRLWEGPLLVILYSFVILIDSMMSTVFYFSCKSYRMETSSEETQPVLEALTISSALAEVQSHV, from the coding sequence ATGGAAATTTCCAGTGGACTGAGTCCTAGAGTGAACTCAGTTACATCAGGTGAAGGTAAAAAAGATGACCCAAAtcatcaaaaatttgaattggaATCTATTGATTTGGTTTCACATACGGATCACCAGTTTCTTACTTTGAGTGCTCTAGAGATTTTGAGGGAAACTGTGAGAATTCTGCGGTATAATTCAATAGGTTTCATGACAATTGCTGCATTGCTAATTTGCCCTGTATCTGCCGTTGTTTTATCTAATGTATTGGTCTATCAGCCGTTTGTTACGAGATTGAGTATGAGGTTATTGCTTGTAGCCAAAACAAGTGGGCTTCCACTTGAGCCATTTATCAAGCAGTCCTGTCATAAATTCTCTGAAGTGGTGATTTCAGCTGTAATGTGCTTCCCTCTGTATGTAACGTTATCGGTGTTTTCAAAAGCTGCTATAGTTTATTCAGTTGATTGCACTTACTCTAGGAAAAAGTTTGATTCACAAAAGTTTTATGTCATTATGACCAAGATTTGGAAGCGGGTTGTTGTGACTTACCTGTGGGTGTGTGTGGTGATTGCTGGATGCCTCACATTGTTTATTGTACTTCTTGTTTCTGTGAGCAGTGTTTTCTCGATCATGGGGTTTCCTCCCGATTTGATTTTATATCCCGCAATGATAGTAGGGATGATTTTCTCTATAATTTTAGCAAATGCTATTATTATTTGCAACATTGCAATTGTGATATCTGTTTTAGAGGATGACTCTGGACCACAAGCATTGCTTATGTCCAGTTCACTCATCAAGGGGCAGACACAAGTTGGACTTCTCATATTTCTTGGATCAACTATTGGGATGGCAATTGTGCAGGGTTTGTTTGAGCATAGAGTGAAGACAATAAGCTATGGAGATGGATCTTCAAGATTATGGGAAGGGCCCCTTTTGGTGATATTGTACTCATTTGTGATACTTATTGACTCCATGATGAGTACTGTTTTCTACTTCAGTTGTAAATCGTATAGAATGGAAACCTCAAGTGAAGAAACTCAACCTGTGCTAGAAGCCTTGACTATTTCTTCAGCATTAGCAGAAGTCCAATCACATGTTTGA